GTATGTAGGTGTGTACGTAATTACGTACACACTTTGATACGTAGATACCTTACCAACTCTTCCCCCCCCTCGCCCATCGCCTGCCCTGCCTGTCCACGGACTTGTCCCGCCATAGCTCGACTTGTGAGGGCAAAGCTGAAAGCGACGCCCCAAGAGCGACGGCGGAAGCTGGTCGGGAGCCCGGAGAAAAAGCAGTTGAACACGAAGTTCACAAAGTTCACCAAGTTAGAGCATGGGAACACAGCCATTACCCTTTGTGTCGCTTCGCCTGCCCTGAGTCACGCCGGCGGCGTGATCGAAGGGCTGGAGGCTGCCTTCAGACGCTTTCACAGGAACCGCGCCTTCCTGGCTTGTTCAATCCAGGAATTGCCTGCATTTTTCAATATTGACCACGTGGTCATTTCTGACCTTCTGGAGAGCCTCCCTGTCAATGGCGGGCAGTTCACTTTCAAGGACTTCATCCAGCTTGCGTACAACCCATTCCTGCCCCTTGATGAGCAGGTTCAGGCGGTCAATTTTGCCGGGAAGGGCCATGACCTTCCCGACAAAATCGCCGATGCTGCCGCTGCCGGCGACCCCCAGGTCGAGAATAGCCTTTCCTAAAGCCCGGCACCCGTCTTTTTCTCCAGCCAGGATCGTCTCAAACAGGGCCGTTTCCTCCCCGGAACTGGATTCAGCCAGCATTTTCTTCGCCACAACAACACCTGCCCGCTCGGCCTCGAGCAGGGCTACCAGACGTTCCCTCAGTTCCATTGATACGCTCAACTGACACCCCCTTATACAGGGCCGTAACGGCCATTGGAAAAACTTTTACACTTTAAAGCTGACGGCTTCGCGAAAAGTCATCAACACGCCCCGAGGGGGGCGCCCAAATCAATGATCCGCACCGTAACTCTGTGATGAAAAAATCGTCTATATGGTAACCGGGATCGCTTCCGCCTTTTCCCCCCGTGTCCCCGCGTCACCGCGCTTGCCACGCCGTCTTGTCACGGCGACTTGTCACGACGAAGTTCGACTTGTGAGGGCATTTTATCACGGCGTAGCCCCAAGGCGAAGCCGGAAGCCATTGGCGTAGCCCCAAGAACGAAGACGGAAGCTATGGCGAAGGCGGGTCTCCGTGTCAAGCGATCCTGGTTTCATGACCCCCCCCCCTCCCCTATCGCCTGTAGCCTGCCCTTCCCCTCCAGTGGAGAGGGAGAATGCGGGCTATGAACGCGCCTGCAGCAGGCGGAGAGGCAGATGTTGGGCGAACAGATCAAAATCGCGGTCGGCAGTCAGAATGGCCAGATGATGGTTGACCGCGACGGCACAAAGCAGGAAGTCGGTATTTGAGCCCTGTACACTCATGGCGCGGCATGAATTGAAATATTCAGCCGCCCGTTGGAAATCAGATTCGGTCAGAGGCAGGTCAGGGAAGGCGCGCAGGCGCTCTTGCAGCGCGATGAACTGCTCATTGTCACGAATGCCCGAAAGCAGTTCCTGACGCACCGGACCGATCATTGCCACCCGCTGTTCTGCGATCAGTTCGGCCAGTTCCTGAACCAGGGCCTCCTCACCCGTACGTTCCCGGCGCAGGGCAAGGGACCAGACACTGGTATCTACCAGAACTTTCATTCACCGGCTCGCCGGACCTTGCGCTGCACCTTGTGATCGTACCCGGGATCGTAGTCGATCCCGTGGAAAATCTCCATGATCTGCAACTGTCTGTGCCGTCGGACGTATTCCTCCAGCGCTTCCGTTACCGCGGCTTTCTTGGTCTTGTGCTTCCCGATCCGGCGGGCTTCCTCGATGAGCCGGTCATCCAATGCGAGGTTCGTTGCCATGACGATCCCCCTTTCACACAATATGCTACACACCGCACGGTGTATAGTCAACCCGGAATCCGCGATTGGTTTTGATCGACCTCCGGTCGGGGCGCGGGGAAGAGCTGACGCGGGGACGCCCCTCGACAAGCTCCCTTCGACAAGCTCCCCTCGACAGGCTCGGGACAGGCAGGGCAGACGGAACAGGCGGGGACACGGAGACACGGAGACACGGGGACCTACCTTCGCTAAAGCTACGGTTGGCAGGCAGGGTGACACAGGGTTCCGGAAGACTTATGTGTCTAGCCCGCATTATTCATGATGGTGATGAGATGTCAGCTAACTGTGCGGCAAATATGGATAAATGGGAATGGCATGATAAACATCATAAATAATGCGGGCTAGACACTTTGATACGTAGATACCTTACCAGCTCTTCCCTCCGTCTCAGGAAAGGACCGTTCCCAACGGTATCGCCCACAGCCGCTCCCCCAGCTGGACCGGGGTGTCGCCATTATAGGCCAGGATCCCTGCCTTACAGTGGGGAGTTTTCGCGAGGAACGCTTTAAGGCCAGACAGGTCCCCTTCACTCCATCGCGCTCCGGACTTGATCTCGAGGGCCAGGCATTTTCCGCCATCTTCGATCACGAAATCCACCTCGTGCCTGCCCTGGATATGCCAGAAACCGAGTTCCGCGTCAGGCCAGCAGGAATCGATGAGACCCGAGAGGTTCTGGGCCACGTACGTCTCCAACAGCGCCCCCTTAAGAGGATGCTCGCCTTCGATGCCGGGTTCCCTGATCCCCGCCAGATAGCAGGCAAGCCCGGAATCGCTCATGTACATCTTCGGTGATTTGATCAGCCGGGAGGACCTGTTTTTCAGGTAGGGGGAAACCCTCCGGATCACGAAGGACGCATCCAGAATGGAAAGGTACCTTGCCGCAGTCGCCGCCTTCAACTGCGCGTCGCGACCCAGTTGGCTCGGGCTCAGCAGCTGCCCGGTCCTCAAGGCAGCCAAATGCAGGAGGTTCCTGAAAGGTATCACGTTCCCGATCCG
Above is a genomic segment from bacterium containing:
- a CDS encoding DUF6306 domain-containing protein, translating into MSVSMELRERLVALLEAERAGVVVAKKMLAESSSGEETALFETILAGEKDGCRALGKAILDLGVAGSGSIGDFVGKVMALPGKIDRLNLLIKGQEWVVRKLDEVLESELPAIDREALQKVRNDHVVNIEKCRQFLD
- a CDS encoding PIN domain-containing protein, producing the protein MKVLVDTSVWSLALRRERTGEEALVQELAELIAEQRVAMIGPVRQELLSGIRDNEQFIALQERLRAFPDLPLTESDFQRAAEYFNSCRAMSVQGSNTDFLLCAVAVNHHLAILTADRDFDLFAQHLPLRLLQARS
- a CDS encoding type II toxin-antitoxin system VapB family antitoxin, which encodes MATNLALDDRLIEEARRIGKHKTKKAAVTEALEEYVRRHRQLQIMEIFHGIDYDPGYDHKVQRKVRRAGE